A DNA window from Thermoanaerobaculales bacterium contains the following coding sequences:
- the gcvPB gene encoding aminomethyl-transferring glycine dehydrogenase subunit GcvPB, whose protein sequence is MRRRALRDEPLYFELNRRRAARQGYLLPPLDVPDVEPAAALPATLLRQEGPDFPDLGEHEVAQHFHRLSQLNYSVDEGLYPLGSCTMKYNPRINERTARLPGFADLHPLQADDQVQGALAVIWELEQALKAITGMAGVTLQPAAGAHGELTGILMIRKALAARGEARSVVLVPDSAHGTNPATASFAGYQAVELPSAADGTVDLAALSGLMSDQVAAVMLTVPNTLGVFEHRILEISELVHRCGAFLYLDGANLNAFVGRALAGRMGADAMHINLHKTFSTPHGGGGPGAGPVAVSEALLPHLPVPRVVREGDRFRMVWSDPQSVGAMRGFAGSFLILVRALTYIKSLGAEGLREVSDVAVLYANLVRHRLRGAYHLKYDAPSLHEVVFDDTIQAARDVHNIDIAKRLLDYGFHPPTMSFPLIVHGALMIEPTESPSPEELAAFCDAMLEIAAEVERDPELVKSAPHDTPVRRVDEVHAARALKVRWRPE, encoded by the coding sequence GTGAGGCGCCGCGCGCTCAGAGACGAGCCGTTGTACTTCGAGCTGAACCGCCGCCGCGCGGCCCGCCAGGGCTACCTGCTGCCGCCGCTCGACGTGCCCGACGTCGAGCCTGCGGCCGCGCTGCCGGCGACGCTACTGCGGCAGGAGGGCCCCGACTTCCCTGACCTCGGCGAGCACGAGGTGGCCCAGCACTTCCATCGCTTGAGCCAGCTCAATTACTCGGTCGACGAGGGGCTCTACCCGCTCGGTTCCTGCACGATGAAGTACAACCCGAGGATCAACGAGCGGACGGCGCGGCTGCCCGGCTTCGCCGACCTCCACCCCCTGCAGGCCGACGACCAGGTGCAGGGCGCGCTGGCCGTGATCTGGGAGCTCGAGCAGGCGCTCAAGGCGATCACCGGCATGGCGGGCGTCACCCTGCAGCCGGCGGCCGGCGCCCACGGCGAGCTGACCGGCATCCTGATGATCCGCAAGGCCCTCGCGGCGCGGGGTGAGGCTCGCTCGGTCGTGCTCGTCCCGGACTCCGCGCACGGCACCAACCCAGCCACCGCCAGCTTCGCCGGCTACCAGGCGGTCGAGCTCCCCTCCGCCGCGGACGGGACCGTGGACCTCGCCGCCCTCTCCGGGCTGATGAGCGATCAGGTGGCCGCGGTCATGCTCACCGTTCCCAACACGCTCGGCGTCTTCGAGCACCGGATCCTCGAGATCTCCGAGCTCGTCCACCGCTGCGGCGCCTTCCTCTACCTCGACGGCGCCAACCTGAACGCCTTCGTCGGCCGGGCGCTGGCCGGGCGGATGGGCGCCGACGCGATGCACATCAACCTCCACAAGACCTTCTCGACGCCGCACGGCGGCGGCGGCCCGGGCGCCGGCCCGGTGGCGGTGTCCGAGGCGCTGCTGCCCCACCTGCCGGTGCCGCGCGTGGTGCGCGAGGGCGACCGCTTCCGGATGGTCTGGAGCGACCCCCAGTCGGTCGGCGCGATGCGCGGCTTCGCCGGCAGCTTCCTGATCCTGGTCCGCGCCCTGACCTACATCAAGAGCCTCGGTGCGGAGGGGCTGCGCGAGGTGTCCGACGTCGCGGTGCTCTACGCCAACCTGGTCCGCCACCGGCTGCGCGGCGCCTACCACCTCAAGTACGACGCGCCGTCGCTGCACGAGGTGGTCTTCGACGACACGATCCAGGCCGCACGCGACGTCCACAACATCGACATCGCCAAGCGGCTGCTCGACTACGGCTTCCACCCGCCGACCATGTCGTTCCCGCTGATCGTCCACGGCGCCCTGATGATCGAGCCGACCGAGAGCCCGTCGCCCGAGGAGCTGGCGGCGTTCTGCGACGCCATGCTCGAGATCGCGGCCGAGGTCGAGCGGGACCCGGAGCTGGTGAAGAGCGCGCCCCACGACACCCCGGTGCGCCGGGTCGACGAGGTCCACGCGGCGCGGGCGCTCAAGGTCAGGTGGAGGCCTGAGTAG